Proteins from one Microtus pennsylvanicus isolate mMicPen1 chromosome 7, mMicPen1.hap1, whole genome shotgun sequence genomic window:
- the Polr3gl gene encoding DNA-directed RNA polymerase III subunit RPC7-like isoform X1 yields the protein MATRGGGRGRGRGQLTFNMEAVGIGKGDALPPPTLQPSPLFPPLEFHPVPLPAGEEGEYVLALKQELRGAMRQLPYFIRPAVPKRDVERYSDKYQMSGPIDNAIDWNPDWRRLPRELKIRVRKLQKERTTIVLPKRPPKSSEEKEETIQKLETLEKKEEEVTSEEDEEKEEEEEKEEGEEEEYDEEEHEEETDYIMSYFDNGEDFGGDSDDNMDEAIY from the exons ATGGCCACCCGGGGTGGGGGCCGGGGTCGTGGCCGAGGCCAGTTGACCTTCAACATGGAGGCTGTGGGCATTGGGAAGGGCGATGCTTTGCCCCCACCCACTCTGCAGCCTTCTCCACTCTTCCCT CCCCTGGAGTTCCACCCCGTGCCCCTGCCAGCGGGAGAGGAAGGGGAGTACGTTCTGGCACTGAAGCAAGAGCTGCGTGGGGCCATGAGGCAGCTCCCATACTTCATCCGGCCAGCTGTCCCCAAAAGAG ATGTCGAACGTTACTCAGACAAGTATCAGATGTCTGGGCCGATTGACAATGCCATCGATTGGAACCCTG ACTGGCGCCGGCTGCCCCGAGAGCTCAAGATTCGAGTCAGAAAACTCCAGAAGGAAC GGACCACCATTGTCCTCCCCAAGAGGCCCCCCAAGAGctcagaggagaaggaggagacaaTACAGAAGCTAGAG ACtctggagaagaaggaggaagaagtgaCTTCAGAGGAAGacgaagagaaagaagaagaagaagagaaggaagagggggaggaggaggagtatgaCGAGGAAGAGCATGAAGAG GAGACTGATTACATCATGTCCTACTTTGACAATGGAGAGGACTTTGGAGGCGACAGTGATGATAATATGGATGAGGCTATCTACTGA
- the Polr3gl gene encoding DNA-directed RNA polymerase III subunit RPC7-like isoform X2, with protein sequence MRQLPYFIRPAVPKRDVERYSDKYQMSGPIDNAIDWNPDWRRLPRELKIRVRKLQKERTTIVLPKRPPKSSEEKEETIQKLETLEKKEEEVTSEEDEEKEEEEEKEEGEEEEYDEEEHEEETDYIMSYFDNGEDFGGDSDDNMDEAIY encoded by the exons ATGAGGCAGCTCCCATACTTCATCCGGCCAGCTGTCCCCAAAAGAG ATGTCGAACGTTACTCAGACAAGTATCAGATGTCTGGGCCGATTGACAATGCCATCGATTGGAACCCTG ACTGGCGCCGGCTGCCCCGAGAGCTCAAGATTCGAGTCAGAAAACTCCAGAAGGAAC GGACCACCATTGTCCTCCCCAAGAGGCCCCCCAAGAGctcagaggagaaggaggagacaaTACAGAAGCTAGAG ACtctggagaagaaggaggaagaagtgaCTTCAGAGGAAGacgaagagaaagaagaagaagaagagaaggaagagggggaggaggaggagtatgaCGAGGAAGAGCATGAAGAG GAGACTGATTACATCATGTCCTACTTTGACAATGGAGAGGACTTTGGAGGCGACAGTGATGATAATATGGATGAGGCTATCTACTGA
- the Ankrd34a gene encoding ankyrin repeat domain-containing protein 34A, with amino-acid sequence MLHTEGHALLRAVGQGKLRLARLLLEGGAYVNEGDAQGETALMAACRARYDDPQNKARMVRYLLEQGADPNIADRLGRTALMHACAGGGGAAVASLLLAHGADPSVRDHAGASALVHALDRGDRETLATLLDACKAKGTEVIIITTDTSPSGTKKTRQYLNSPPSPGVEDPAPAPPSPGVCTSPSEVQLQTAGGGRSLLSPRAQEEEEKRDIFEFPVPKPPDDPSPSEPLPKPPRHPPKPLKRLNSEPWGLVAPPQPVPPAEGRPGMERLAAEFNGLTLTGRPRLSRRHSTEGPEDPPPWAEKVTGGGPLSRRNTAPEAQESGLPAGLRQKLSRMESVELDTPGHFCPDSPECSRLSLERRRYSASPLTLPPAGSVSSPRQSQESLPGAVSPLSGRRRSPGLLERRGSGTLLLDHISQTRPGFLPPLNVSPHPPIPDIRPQPGGRAPSLPAPPHSGAPGSPRTKRKLVRRHSMQTEQIRLLGGFQSLGGPGEPGR; translated from the coding sequence ATGCTACACACCGAGGGCCACGCTCTTCTTCGGGCGGTGGGTCAGGGTAAGCTTCGCTTGGCCCGTTTGCTTCTGGAGGGAGGAGCCTACGTGAATGAGGGTGATGCCCAGGGGGAAACTGCGCTAATGGCGGCCTGCAGGGCCCGCTACGATGACCCTCAGAACAAGGCACGCATGGTACGCTACCTCCTGGAGCAAGGCGCGGACCCCAACATCGCAGACCGTTTAGGACGCACCGCGCTCATGCACGCTTGCGCCGGGGGTGGGGGAGCCGCAgtggcctctctgcttcttgccCACGGCGCAGACCCCTCAGTCCGAGATCACGCTGGCGCTTCGGCGCTTGTCCACGCCCTGGACCGCGGGGACCGTGAGACCCTTGCCACGCTGCTGGACGCCTGCAAGGCCAAGGGCACGGaggtcatcatcatcaccacggATACCTCGCCCTCGGGCACCAAGAAGACCAGGCAGTATCTCAATTCCCCACCGTCCCCGGGGGTAGAGGATCCTGCACCCGCTCCTCCTAGTCCAGGGGTCTGCACGTCGCCTTCTGAAGTCCAGCTGCAAACTGCAGGAGGAGGACGGAGCTTGTTATCCCCTCGCgcccaggaagaagaggagaaaagagacatATTTGAATTTCCTGTTCCTAAGCCCCCTGACGACCCTTCCCCTTCCGAGCCTCTCCCCAAGCCGCCTCGACATCCTCCAAAACCACTCAAAAGGCTCAACTCTGAGCCCTGGGGCCTTGTGGCTCCTCCTCAACCGGTCCCTCCTGCCGAAGGGAGGCCGGGGATGGAGCGCCTGGCCGCTGAATTTAACGGCCTGACCCTAACCGGTAGACCGCGTCTTTCCCGGCGTCACAGCACCGAAGGCCCGGAGGACCCGCCCCCATGGGCGGAGAAAGTGACAGGCGGGGGTCCTCTCTCGCGCCGAAACACAGCGCCCGAGGCTCAGGAGTCTGGTCTTCCTGCAGGGCTAAGGCAAAAACTGAGCCGCATGGAGTCCGTGGAGCTCGATACCCCTGGACATTTTTGCCCTGACTCACCCGAGTGCAGCCGCTTATCCCTGGAGCGCCGGCGGTACAGCGCCTCTCCGCTGACCCTCCCTCCAGCGGGCTCAGTTTCTTCTCCGCGCCAGTCCCAAGAGAGTCTGCCCGGGGCTGTATCCCCGCTGAGCGGACGGAGGCGGAGTCCCGGGCTGCTGGAACGCAGGGGTTCCGGGACCCTGCTCCTGGACCATATCTCGCAAACGCGACCTGGTTTCTTGCCTCCTCTCAACGTCAGCCCCCACCCTCCCATCCCCGACATTCGCCCCCAACCCGGAGGTCGGGCACCCTCACTGCCTGCCCCTCCTCATTCTGGGGCACCAGGGTCTCCCAGGACCAAGCGCAAGTTGGTGAGACGCCACTCCATGCAGACTGAGCAGATTCGCCTGCTAGGGGGTTTCCAGAGTCTAGGCGGGCCAGGGGAACCGGGGCGCTGA